A window from Aquabacterium sp. NJ1 encodes these proteins:
- a CDS encoding DUF2917 domain-containing protein, whose protein sequence is MSGRPTSHRLTPAELFRLKRAQGTIVRVQCGTVWLTEHGDWRDHFLSRTQSYRIRGHGLVLIGAANPQVIEFDLVPPP, encoded by the coding sequence GTGTCAGGACGTCCGACCTCTCATCGCTTGACGCCGGCTGAGCTATTCAGACTGAAACGTGCCCAGGGAACGATCGTCCGGGTGCAGTGCGGCACCGTGTGGCTCACAGAGCATGGCGATTGGCGCGACCACTTTCTCTCGCGGACACAGAGCTATCGCATTCGCGGTCATGGCTTGGTGCTGATTGGTGCAGCCAACCCGCAGGTCATTGAGTTTGATCTGGTCCCACCCCCATGA
- a CDS encoding YciI family protein, protein MLFLILLDYQRPLSEVDAHIEAHRAFLTRHYEAGHFVMSGRKSPRTGGVILAKASALHEVARWIADDPFCQARVASYQVVAWEPTMVAADLSPEAIAADALRMVASPA, encoded by the coding sequence ATGCTATTTCTCATCTTGCTCGACTATCAGCGCCCGCTGTCGGAAGTGGATGCCCACATCGAAGCACACCGCGCTTTTTTGACCCGCCACTACGAGGCCGGGCATTTCGTGATGTCGGGGCGCAAGTCGCCGCGCACCGGCGGTGTGATCCTGGCCAAGGCGAGTGCGCTCCACGAGGTAGCGCGCTGGATTGCGGACGATCCGTTTTGTCAGGCACGGGTGGCGAGCTATCAGGTTGTGGCCTGGGAGCCGACGATGGTGGCCGCAGACCTGTCGCCTGAGGCCATTGCGGCCGATGCGCTGCGTATGGTTGCGAGCCCTGCGTGA
- a CDS encoding SDR family NAD(P)-dependent oxidoreductase: protein MNRTRQPVAVVTGGATGIGRATSEQLAAMGCIVVVVYSRSEAEAVETVATIRAKGQEATAMRADVVHDDQVKLMVANVVERHGGIDYLVNNAGATRQLPFADLDLVTDAIWDELFAVNVKAAFNCSRAAAPYLRQRPGSAIVNVGSIAGETGYGSSLPYAVSKAALHGMTRSLARALAPDIRVNCIAPGAVDTRWWAGLEAKMWELAGHLPLQRISTPQDIAETIWGLLTARSITGQIVKAENGQTL, encoded by the coding sequence ATGAACCGTACACGACAGCCTGTTGCAGTGGTTACAGGTGGTGCCACCGGCATTGGCCGGGCCACGAGCGAGCAACTGGCGGCCATGGGGTGCATCGTGGTCGTTGTCTATTCGCGCAGTGAAGCCGAGGCGGTTGAGACGGTGGCCACCATTCGCGCCAAAGGCCAGGAGGCCACGGCCATGCGTGCCGATGTTGTCCACGATGACCAGGTCAAACTCATGGTGGCGAACGTGGTCGAGCGCCATGGTGGCATCGACTACCTGGTCAACAATGCGGGAGCCACGCGTCAACTGCCATTTGCAGATCTCGACCTGGTCACCGATGCCATTTGGGATGAGCTGTTTGCGGTGAACGTCAAAGCGGCTTTCAACTGCAGCAGGGCGGCGGCGCCCTACCTTCGGCAGCGCCCTGGCAGTGCCATTGTCAATGTGGGCAGCATTGCGGGTGAAACCGGCTATGGCTCGTCGCTGCCCTATGCGGTCTCAAAGGCGGCGCTGCATGGCATGACCCGATCGCTGGCCCGTGCGCTGGCACCGGACATCCGGGTCAACTGCATTGCGCCTGGCGCGGTGGACACACGGTGGTGGGCTGGCCTGGAGGCGAAGATGTGGGAACTGGCCGGTCACCTGCCGCTGCAGAGAATCTCAACGCCACAGGACATTGCTGAAACCATCTGGGGCTTGCTGACGGCACGGTCCATCACGGGGCAGATCGTCAAGGCGGAGAATGGGCAGACGCTTTGA
- a CDS encoding alpha/beta fold hydrolase — MASIRAMALAAGVLAQMSVGVSVAATQFLTREGGYLAYEVSGDLGPWVIALPGMGDLRTQYRFLAPRLVQAGYRVVTMDVRGQGESSAHWHDYSARAAGADVLALMQHLGADKAVVLGNSFAAGAGLWAARERPDQVLAVGMLGPIVRDLPASWLTRSVVQLGFAGPWRRWFWMTYWDSLFPLRKPDDQAAYRVQLEANLGEEGRMPALHTMVALSKADTAGLLGSETVPVLIVMGTRDPDFSDPTTEARWLAGQMKARLSLVEGAGHYPHVETPERVAHDILQFLDGLERR, encoded by the coding sequence ATGGCTTCTATTCGAGCAATGGCGTTGGCTGCGGGCGTGCTGGCCCAAATGAGTGTGGGCGTGTCGGTCGCTGCAACGCAGTTTCTTACGCGTGAGGGCGGGTACCTGGCCTATGAGGTGAGCGGCGACCTCGGCCCGTGGGTCATTGCCTTGCCTGGCATGGGCGACCTGCGCACGCAGTATCGATTCCTCGCACCACGGCTGGTGCAAGCGGGCTACCGCGTGGTCACCATGGATGTGCGCGGCCAGGGTGAATCGTCTGCCCATTGGCACGACTATTCGGCGCGGGCCGCCGGCGCTGATGTGCTGGCGCTGATGCAGCACCTGGGGGCCGACAAGGCCGTGGTGTTGGGCAACTCCTTTGCGGCTGGCGCCGGTTTGTGGGCTGCCCGTGAGCGGCCTGATCAGGTGCTGGCCGTTGGCATGCTGGGCCCCATCGTGCGTGACTTGCCCGCCAGTTGGTTGACCCGCTCGGTGGTGCAACTGGGCTTTGCCGGCCCGTGGCGACGCTGGTTCTGGATGACCTACTGGGACAGCCTGTTTCCTCTGCGCAAGCCAGATGATCAAGCTGCTTACCGGGTGCAACTCGAAGCCAACCTGGGTGAGGAGGGGCGCATGCCCGCCCTTCACACCATGGTGGCCTTGTCCAAAGCAGACACGGCGGGCTTGCTCGGCAGCGAGACGGTGCCGGTGCTGATCGTCATGGGGACCCGTGACCCGGATTTCAGCGACCCCACCACCGAGGCACGCTGGCTGGCTGGCCAGATGAAGGCCCGGTTGAGCTTGGTGGAAGGGGCTGGCCACTACCCGCACGTTGAGACCCCGGAGCGGGTTGCACATGACATCTTGCAGTTTCTCGATGGGCTGGAGCGCAGATAG